In Populus trichocarpa isolate Nisqually-1 chromosome 7, P.trichocarpa_v4.1, whole genome shotgun sequence, the following proteins share a genomic window:
- the LOC112328192 gene encoding sulfate transporter 2.1, translating into MASLAIETGHQEIHDLERNGHAEKAQWVLNAPEPPSLWQELTGSVRETVLPHARRFPTVKDKGSLSKTVISFLHAIFPIFCWCRNYKATNFKNDLLAGLTLASLCIPQSIGYATLAKLDPQYGLYTSVIPPLIYAVMGTSRDIAIGPVAVVSLLLSSMIPKLEDPEANPILYRNLVLTTTFFAGIFQAAFGLFRLGFLVDFLSHAAIVGFVAGAAIVIGLQQMKGLLGITHFTNKTDVISVMEAIWRAVHHSWNPHNFILGCSFLTFILITRFVGRRNRKLFWLPAIAPLISVVLSTLLVYLTRADKHGVMIIKHIKRGLNPSSVHQLQFNNPHIGEVAKIGLIVAVVALTEAIAVGRSFASIKGYHINGNQEMVAMGFMNILGSFTSCYVATGSFSRSAVNFSAGCETAMSNIVMAITVIISLELFTRLLYYTPIAILAAIILSALPGLVDLHEAYNIWKIDKLDFLACAGAFIGVLFASVEIGLLAAVTISFVKIIIISIRPGAEVLGRLPETDIFCDVDQYPMAAKNPQVLIIRVKSGLLCFANANFVKEKIMKLATEEEEGSKGKRTIQVVILDMSNLMNIDVSGITSLVELHKNLASSGMELAITNPKWQVIHKLRVANVVTKIGGRVFLTIGEAVDACLGAKMAAV; encoded by the exons ATGGCTTCTCTGGCAATTGAAACAGGTCATCAAGAAATCCATGACCTTGAGAGGAATGGGCATGCTGAAAAGGCTCAGTGGGTGCTCAATGCTCCTGAGCCACCTAGCCTGTGGCAAGAGCTCACGGGTTCCGTCAGGGAAACAGTTTTGCCTCATGCCAGGAGATTCCCAACTGTCAAGGACAAGGGTAGCCTTTCCAAGACTGTAATTTCATTCCTGCACGCAATTTTTCCCATATTTTGTTGGTGCCGGAACTACAAGGCAACAAATTTCAAGAACGATCTGTTGGCGGGTCTAACTCTCGCTAGTCTCTGCATTCCTCAG AGTATTGGATATGCAACTCTAGCAAAGCTTGATCCTCAATATGGCCTCT ATACAAGTGTTATCCCGCCTCTCATTTATGCTGTAATGGGAACTTCAAGAGACATAGCAATTGGGCCAGTGGCTGTGGTTTCACTGCTCTTGTCTTCGATGATTCCGAAACTAGAAGATCCTGAGGCTAATCCAATTCTCTACAGAAATCTTGTTCTTACAACAACCTTTTTTGCAGGAATTTTCCAAGCAGCATTTGGACTATTCAG GTTGGGTTTCCTTGTGGATTTTCTCTCCCATGCTGCAATTGTTGGGTTTGTAGCAGGGGCAGCCATTGTCATCGGTCTTCAACAAATGAAAGGGCTACTTGGGATTACTCATTTCACAAATAAGACTGATGTTATCTCTGTAATGGAAGCTATTTGGAGAGCAGTTCATCATTCT TGGAATCCCCATAATTTTATACTCGGATGCTCATTCTTAACTTTTATTCTAATAACCAGATTTGTG GGTAGAAGGAACAGGAAGCTCTTCTGGCTGCCAGCAATTGCTCCTTTGATATCAGTTGTTTTATCAACTCTTCTAGTTTACCTGACAAGAGCAGATAAACATGGGGTAATGAttataaaacacattaaaaggGGCTTAAACCCAAGCTCAGTCCATCAGTTACAGTTCAATAACCCACACATCGGAGAAGTGGCTAAAATTGGGCTTATAGTCGCTGTCGTCGCACTCACT GAAGCAATTGCAGTAGGCAGGTCTTTTGCATCCATAAAAGGATACCACATCAATGGAAACCAAGAAATGGTTGCCATGGGATTTATGAACATTTTGGGATCTTTCACTTCTTGCTATGTTGCAACTG GTTCGTTCTCGCGCAGTGCTGTCAATTTTAGTGCTGGTTGTGAAACTGCTATGTCAAATATTGTGATGGCCATTACAGTGATCATATCCTTGGAATTGTTCACAAGGCTATTGTATTACACTCCCATTGCAATCCTTGCTGCAATCATTCTTTCTGCTTTACCTGGACTCGTTGACCTTCATGAAGCATACAATATCTGGAAAATTGATAAGCTGGATTTCCTTGCTTGCGCTGGGGCCTTCATTGGGGTCTTATTTGCTTCCGTGGAGATTGGTCTACTAGCTGCG GTGACAATATCTTTTGTGAAGattattataatctcaattaGACCAGGCGCGGAAGTACTTGGAAGACTCCCTGAAACTGATATATTCTGTGATGTTGATCAATACCCTATGGCTGCTAAGAATCCTCAGGTCCTCATAATCCGTGTTAAGTCTGGTTTGCTTTGTTTTGCAAATGCAAACTTTGTCAAAGAAAA GATAATGAAATTGGCAACTGAAGAGGAAGAGGGCAGTAAAGGGAAAAGGACTATTCAAGTTGTGATTCTTGACATGTCCA ATTTAATGAACATTGATGTATCTGGAATCACTTCTTTGGTGGAATTGCACAAGAATCTTGCCTCGAGTGGAATGGAG CTAGCCATAACAAACCCTAAGTGGCAAGTGATTCATAAGCTAAGGGTAGCCAACGTTGTGACCAAAATAGGAGGAAGGGTCTTCTTGACAATCGGAGAAGCTGTGGATGCATGTCTGGGCGCCAAAATGGCTGCTGTTTAA
- the LOC7456925 gene encoding protein NEN4: MESSSPYPVGSPEIVVFDLETTVPNRAGQRFRVLEFGAITVCPRKLVELDSYSTLIRPKDLSAVALKSGRCDGITRGAVSNAPAFEEVADKIFSILNGRIWAGHNIQRFDCVRIKEAFAEIGKPAPVPAGMIDSLGVLTERFGRRAGNMKMATLAAYFGLGKQKHRSLDDVRMNLEVLKHCATVLFLESCLPSVSNAKWCNPSTIVTRSRSNGKLPCREENSRKSPPTTLG, translated from the exons ATGGAGTCGTCTAGTCCTTATCCCGTAGGCTCACCAGAGATTGTGGTCTTCGACTTGGAAACAACGGTGCCCAATAGAGCCGGACAACGGTTCCGGGTACTGGAGTTTGGTGCAATAACAGTTTGTCCACGGAAACTTGTTGAGCTAGATAGCTATAGTACCCTCATAAGACCTAAGGACTTGTCTGCTGTTGCATTGAAGTCTGGTCGATGTGATGGAATAACTCGTGGAGCTGTTTCAAATGCACCTGCATTCGAGGAAGTTGCTGAtaaaatttttagtattttgaatGGTAGAATTTGGGCAGGACATAACATCCAAAGATTTGACTGTGTCCGGATTAAGGAGGCATTTGCAGAGATTGGTAAGCCGGCGCCAGTTCCTGCTGGAATGATTGATTCTTTAGGAGTCCTGACTGAAAGATTCGGCAGAAGAGCCGGTAACATGAAG ATGGCAACTTTAGCTGCTTATTTTGGACTCGGCAAGCAAAAACACAG GAGTCTCGATGACGTTCGTATGAACTTAGAGGTCTTGAAGCATTGCGCTACGGTTTTATTCCTG GAATCATGCCTTCCAAGCGTTTCGAATGCCAAATGGTGCAACCCTTCAACAATAGTAACTCGAAGCAGAAGTAATGGAAAACTGCCGTGTAGGGAAGAAAATAGCCGAAAATCACCTCCAACTACTCTTGGATAG